The genomic DNA TGATTCAGACATTCCACTGGTCAGTTACGCAGCTCTGATTTCATGATTCAGGTGTGGGATGTGTCTGGAGAAATGGACCCACTATATTGCACCTATAAATGTCTCTGACTGTCACACATGATGACAGGCCTGTTGGAAATGGGGCATCATTTAActttctgtgagtgtgcgtgtgtgtgtgcatgtatgtgtgtgtgggcatacCCTCCAACAATACTGCAACGAGAGGTGTGCGGTCACTGTTCTTGGTCTGCTGCACGAGCAGTTCTCCATCATCCAGAACCCTGGTGACTGCGTCTCCCCATTTGATGATGCCGTTCATGATGTAGCTGGAGTAGTCCTCTTGGTTGGTACCGAAAGCCTGAGACAGGAGAGGCACAGAGACTTCTGAGGAACATATATTTTAAAGTTACAGTTCTGACTGGCTCATACTCTGGGCTACTAAAATAAATAGTTTAATAAAATAAGTGTTTCTTTAAGGCTGGTTTAAATAGTTGTGCTTCTTTAAGGCTGGTTTAaatagttgtgtttttttaaggcTGGTTTAAATAACTGTGTTTCTTTAAGGCTGGTTTAAATAATTGTGTTTCTTCAAGGCTGTTTAAATAGTTGTGTTTTTCTATGGCTGGTTTAAACAGTTGTGTTTCTTTAAGGCTGGTTTCAATAATTTTGCTTCTTTAAGGCTGGTTTCAATAATTTTGCTTCTTTAAGGCTGGTTTAAATAGTTGTGTTTCTTTAAGGCTGGTTTAAatagctgtgtttttttaaggcTGGTTTAAATAGTTGTGTTTCTTTAAGGCTGTTTTAAATAGTTGTTTCTTTAAGGCTGATTTAAATAGTTGTGTTTCTTTAAGGCTGTTTTAAATAGTTGTGTTTCTTTAAGGCTGGTTTATCTTTTTGGGCACTGTGTACCCACTTTTTCCCTTCTTCAGTTCCTCGTGAAAGCCGTTTGTACTGGTTTAGAAAATGCTTATAAGTGTTTCTaagaaaattgaaaattgaaTGATTCGTGCTATATAATTGctgaaagccttttttttggacattaaACTTTGTAATAAAGGGAGTGTATGAGGTTTGCTTACTGGCTTGATATCATTGTTCAGAGAGCCCATGAAATCTGCCCTGGTGACCTGAAGCTTCTCCGCTCTCTCCATATCCACTTCCACCGTGTTCGTtgcctgcaacacacacacacaccacagcacacacacatgacctcAGTCTGAGGCATGTCATCTATGAAAAATAATGCCATTCTGTACTGATTGTGAGTATAAGACAGTCTCTCTGCAGCAGATTCATACCTTGATATGACGGTTCATGGCAGTGGACTGAGCTGCTCTGACTAGGCCCTCTAACTCAGCTCCACTGTAGTTCTTTGTCTCAACTGCCAGCTCTTTAATGTCCACATCTGAGGCCAGCAGGTTGAACTCGCGCATTTTAGCCGTGTGGATGTTAAGGATCTGAGCACGGCCTTTCTCGTCTGGCAAACCTGTGAGGAAATAGAGCAAAAGATGgttggatgaatgaatggatggtaTATCAAAAGAACGGAAAGTAGACTGATAAACTGATCAATCAGTAGTAGGTAGGTAGGTCTTACCAATTTCCATCTTCACCTCAAATCTACCGGGTCTCATCAATGCCTCATCAATCAGGTCAGGTCTGTTAGTCATACCTAAGAGACACagcagaaaggaaagagaaaaaagatgagagacACATAtctaacacacagaaataaacaggtTAAATGCTGATAAAATTAGaagcttaaaaataaaaaagaaaacatcttaGGCAAATAAAGCTAATACAAGACTGCTCCACCCTTCCTCGCAGCTTTTAACTTCGAGCTCCTCGTTTCACTGATGATTCTCCCCCGGCCCAATACATTCCCCTAAGCTTCCCTCTTCACTACTGTACATTCCCCTAATCTTCCCTCTTCACTACTGTACATTCCCCTAAGCTTCCCTCTTCACTACTGTACACTCCCCTAATCTTCCCTCTTCACTACTGTACATTCTCCTAATCTTCCCTCTTCACTTTGGCACACTCCCCTAATCTTCCCTCTTCACTACTGCACACTCCCCTAATCTTCCCTCTTCACTACTGTACACTCCCCTAATCTTCCCTCTTCACTACTGTACATTCTCCTAATCTTCCCTCTTCACTTTGGCACACTCCCCTAATCTTCCCTCTTCACTACTGCACACTCCCCTAATCTTCCCTCTTCACTACTGTAAACTCCCCTGACCTTCCCTCTTCACTACTACACACTCCCCTAATCTTCCCTCTTCACTACTGTACACTCCCCTAATCTTCCCTCTTCACTACTGCACACTCCCCTAATCTTCCCTCTTCACTACTGTACACTCCCCTGATCTTCCCTCTTCACCACTGTAAACTCCCCTGACCTTCCCTCTTCACTACTACACACTCCCCTAATCTTCCCTCTTCACTACTGTACACTCCCCTAATCTTCCCTCTTCACTACTGTACACTCCCCTAATCTTCCCTCTTCACTACTGCACACTCCCCTAATCTTCACTCTTCACTACTGTACACTCCCCTAATCTTCCCTCTTCACTACTGTACACTCCCCTAATCTTCCCTCTTCACTACTGTTGCAACTTGTGTTTATCCTAATAAGCCACGTATGGACAACGGATTTAAAAATGGTAAAAGATGAGGTGACAGACCGATGACGAGGATGTTGTTCAGCTGTTCCACGCCGTCGATTTTGGACAGGAGCTGGTTGACCACGGTGTCGTGGACACCTGTGCTGCTGGCCCCAGTGCCACGCTGCTTACAGATGGCATCCAACTCATCAAAGATGATGATGTGTAGGCCACTGTTGGCACCCAGCTATGGGAAAGAAGAAGCAATGGAGCAGGtttacagaaagagacaaaatgaaaaataagtcagtttgtttgaaaataCCTCCCGTAACTCACAGTCAAGTAGTGTTTAGTGTGAAAGGTCAGTAGTAATTAGCTAACACAAGTATAAGTATTCTCCATTCAATTATAAGAGATAACACTAAGCTTTATCTTCTGCTTAAATAACATATTAACGTCTCATTAATCATTCATGTGCTCATTGGTTCCTCActctcttctgctcctcctctgcaTCAGCGAAGAGCTTCCTGATGTTGGCCTCAGACTCGCCCACGTACTTGTTGAGGATTTCAGGGCCGTTGACCACCTTGGGCTCACGGGCATTCAGCATTTTCCCAATCTGCCGGGCCATCAGGGTCTTACCGCAGCCAGGTGGGCCGAAAAGCAGAATGCCTTTCACGTGTTTACAGCCTACCAAACACAGAGGCCTTTCAGAGACACATGGGGACTGAATCTACCTGGCTATTCAAATCACAGCATGGAGGAAAAACAGTCAGGGCACTGCGCAGCTCTGAGACAGTAGGAATGGGAACATCATTCTCGGTAGTGTAGTTGTGAAGAAAAGTCATTGTTAGCTCTGCAAAGTCTTGAAAAAGGATTGAATTTTTGGTTCTGAAACAGCAAGATTCCAGATCTGAGAAATGCAAATTGTGTGTTGTTCTTAGAGGACAGTGTGTAGAGTCGGTTGGATGATGAAGAGTTTTGTCTTGCCTTAGTCCTAAAACATGGCAATGGAAAAGAGTGTTTGACACGGTGCACCCCTAAAATCACAGAAAACGGAGTGTCCCTCATTTACATGAACATAAGCTCCATGCCCTGAATAAGCTCCTGAATAGGGTGAGGAAATTGGGAAAGGAATGCATGCTAAATGTCATGATAGTCATAGTGAATGTTATGGTAGTCATTCTAATGGTTATGGTAGTCACAGTGAATGTTATGGTAATCATAGGGGATGTTATGGTATCATAGTGAATGTTATGGCAGTCATTACAATGGTTATGGTAGTCATTCTAATGGTTATGGTAGTCATAGTGAATGTTATGGCAGCCAGAGCCACTGTGGGCAATTGACGGAAGCATACCCATTTGCTCCACAATATCAGGAGGGAAGACACGGGATGCAAATGCTCTGCGGAAAATGTCTGAGAACTCCTTATCCAGACCACCAATGCCCATGCGCTCAAAGTTCCAGTCTGGGTTTATAATCGTCTGACGAGCCTCTTTGGTCTTGGCCTTACCTAATATACACAGAATCAACAAAAATATGTGGATCTGttacaaaacattcaaatatgacagaaattatttaaaattattaATACTCCTCTACGTAAGATCTGAGTGGACGAGACACTTAAACTCACCCACTAGTGTGAGGGAGGAGCTTTCCGCCTTTTCAAAAATCACTTGACTGTTACCCACCAAGAGACCAATCTCAATCTacacaaaaggagagagagaaagagagagagagacatacaggcagacagaaagacagataagagagagagagagagagagagagacagagacatacaggcagacagaaagagagagagagtgacagagacataCAGGCAGACAAAGAGATAGAtaaaagatagagagacagagacatataggcagacagaaagacagataaatcAATCACAAAGTCTCATGTTTACTGATTTACAGGAGCTTTGTCACAGTCATTCTGCCATGTCATCTGTccaacacagaaagacaaggaCACAAACTAAACCCAGCACCTCTGGGGCCTGATAGAACTCAGAGAAGATGAAAGACAAGCCTTTAACCCCTGAGAAGCTGGGGGATCAATCATGTCACTGTGCTAACGGAGAGAACCAAAAATGGTACCTTCTGCTTTTTGCCAGACGCCGGCTCTCCTTTCAGAATACTGGGATCCATTGCGTCAATGTCCTTCACAACCAGGCCAAAGAGCTTGTCACAGAAACTGAAGACAAGCTATGCAGACAAAgacgaatgagagagagagagagagagagagagatcaagggGAGATTGGATAAAGTGGAGAGCAAACGATTCCTTGTTTTCTTAAAGATTGCCTGTTGAAGTTAATGACATGGGGAAAGCTGTCACTGATAATGGAGAAGTCTGAGTAGAGAAGGACATCACGAACCTGCTGGCCTACAGTAAATGCCTGGTTGTTGAACTGCTGGATAAATTCGCTCGCCATCTTGTCAGAGTCATAtggactggagtcagtgctCTTCTTCTGTAGGAAATCGATCTCTATGGTCATGGCCCCAATGCACTGCTTAGACTTGTCAAAGTTGTAATTGGCCACTGAAAGCAACAGAAGATAAAATAGATAACTGAATACGGGTTTGTTTAATTCTAAAGTTTGGTTTGTTTGACGTTTTCTATGGCCAGATGTGCACTGAAagtgcagctgattggtttgagTCTGTTTCACACAAAGTGCGGTATGGTTCACTGCAAGGATGAGAGCAAAGTGATTTTAATGTGCTCATTTCACTTTGACATAGATTCTACATTTGACGCAAAATTTCACCTGACtaggtgttttatttttaaactctgATAAGAacctaaacaaataaacaaattaactTCACATCACTTCCGCAGTCACGATACTCACCTTCCACTTCCTGTCCGATGGACAGTCCTGCCCATTTcctctgaaagagacagagagaagtatggtcaccatcacagagacagagacagagacagagacagggaaataTGGTcaccatcacagagacagagacagagacaaggaaATAGGGTCACCACCACAGAGACAGGTTTATcatgtgtgtgtagacaggGCTGACTGATCCAACAAAGCCTGTTTGCTCTCTGCTGCCAAGTCATGCTTGTACGTCTGATTAGTTGCTCATATGTCTAATAACGTGACATGACAATGTCACATGGGCACTTTATTGTCTTATCATCTCTGTGCTGACATTAAGCCATCTGAGCTCAGTGTTCATCTGTATTCAGGTCTGTCGAGTCAAGTTTGTAAATCTCGCCCTCTGTGTGTTCTAATGGGTTAGATGTGCTTACTATACAGTGAGAGTGTAGACAGGTGAGaggatgagtgtgagtgtagaCAGGTGAGAGGATGAGTGAGAGTGTCGACAGGTGAGAGgatgagtgagagtgtagacaggtgagaggatgagtgacagtgtagacaggtgagaggatgagtgagagtgtagacaggtgagaggatgagtgagagtgtagacaggtgagaggatgagtgtgagtgtcGACAGGTGAGAGgatgagtgagagtgtagacaggtgagaggatgagtgagagtgtagacaggtgagaggatgagtgtgagtgtcGACAGGTGAGAGgatgagtgagagtgtagacaggtgagaggatgagtgagagtgtagacaggtgagaggatgagtgagagtgtagacaggtgagaggatgagtgtgagtgtagaCAGGTGAGAGGATGAGTGAGAGTGCTGTCTTACTTGTGGCAGACTGAAAGCGATGGTGCCTGGGACCACAGAGTGGTGAGTCTTCACTGTGAACACAAACTTGTGGTTGGGCGTGGTCTTCACAGTCACATGCCTGcaaagaagagaagacaagGTTTGCAAGTGgaattttaaatgtgtaaaccTTTGTGAATGTTTGGAGTTAAAAGTGTGGAATAAAATTGTGTATCTGCATTTTCAGTCACATTAGAAAACCACATAACTTGAGAATGACACTGATGGGTAATGCCTGTAAGAAATGGATGCTGACCAATAAGCAGTCACCAGAGACCCCACAGACATACTGACAGCACAAAAGTCTTCCTGAGGGGAGAAATGCATTTCATTATGCCTAAAAGATGCTCAAAACAGCACCCTGTGATTTTTCAAACACTTGAAGTGATTCTGGGTAGTACTACCATGTCAGTGTTAAAAGAAATTTTGGGTGTAAGGGAGTTTTGCTTCCAGTCCAATCCATATGGGTCATGTGATAAAGACCAAGATAATAATCAACAGGGAACAATGAGTACATGCTGGTAACTTTCATGAATGGGACTAAAATTACGGGAGAATCAGCTGATCTGTTGAAGGACAGACAGCTGAGCATGCTTTAGACAGGTATGGAGAGGAAGACAATCCTACACAAACAGGAAGTGCTGTTTTAAATCTACCACCCACTGTGGCAATCAACAAGATCGCGGGTGATTTGATCTCAAATTCTGTGGTCACTGATGCCAACCATTTAACAGATTATTCTAATCCTGGACAGGGAGTGTACATACAGAGTAACACAGGGAATCATGACACGGTATGACATACAGAGAGGAATCAGACAGGTATGACATATAGAGAGGAGTGAGACAGGTATGATATATAGAGAGGAATCAGATAGGTACGACATATAGAGAGGAGTGAGACAGGTATGACATATAGAGAGGAGTGAGACAGGTATGATATATAGAGAGGAGTGAGACAGGTATGACATATAGAGAGG from Chanos chanos chromosome 8, fChaCha1.1, whole genome shotgun sequence includes the following:
- the nsfa gene encoding vesicle-fusing ATPase codes for the protein LHLQVVIFFKTMQAARCPTDELSLTNCAVVSEKDLQSGQHVTVKTTPNHKFVFTVKTHHSVVPGTIAFSLPQRKWAGLSIGQEVEVANYNFDKSKQCIGAMTIEIDFLQKKSTDSSPYDSDKMASEFIQQFNNQAFTVGQQLVFSFCDKLFGLVVKDIDAMDPSILKGEPASGKKQKIEIGLLVGNSQVIFEKAESSSLTLVGKAKTKEARQTIINPDWNFERMGIGGLDKEFSDIFRRAFASRVFPPDIVEQMGCKHVKGILLFGPPGCGKTLMARQIGKMLNAREPKVVNGPEILNKYVGESEANIRKLFADAEEEQKRLGANSGLHIIIFDELDAICKQRGTGASSTGVHDTVVNQLLSKIDGVEQLNNILVIGMTNRPDLIDEALMRPGRFEVKMEIGLPDEKGRAQILNIHTAKMREFNLLASDVDIKELAVETKNYSGAELEGLVRAAQSTAMNRHIKATNTVEVDMERAEKLQVTRADFMGSLNNDIKPAFGTNQEDYSSYIMNGIIKWGDAVTRVLDDGELLVQQTKNSDRTPLVAVLLEGPPHSGKTALAAKIAEDSQFPFIKICSPDKMIGHSEISKCQAIKKVFDDAYKSQLSCVVVDDIERLLDYVPIGPRFSNLVLQALLVLLKKTPPHGRKLLIIGTTSRKDVLQEMEMLDAFSTTIHVPNISSGEHLVEALELLSSFTDAERATIAQQVKGKRVWIGIKKLLMLIEMSLQMDQEYRVSKFLSLLRDEGALDENNHIRI